The following proteins come from a genomic window of Pseudomonas sp. WJP1:
- a CDS encoding MFS transporter: MNPTPSSRMAPAMSAASGGIGDKIRGAMAVGKTRWGMLALVFFATTLNYIDRAALGVMQPILAKEMSWTAMDYANINFWFQVGYAIGFVIQGRLIDRVGVKRVFFCAVLLWSLATGAHGLATSAVGFMVCRFILGLTEAANYPACVKTTRLWFPAGERAVATGIFNAGTNVGAMFTPMLLPLILHVWGWQAAFLCMSALGGIWLLFWGLKYFNPEDHPSVKQSELDYIQNEVEPEQTRVPFSKILRMRGTWAFALAYSITAPVFWFYLYWLPPFLNQQYNLGINVTQMGIPLIIIYLTADFGSVGGGILSSFLIGRGVNPIKARLMSMFLFACCIIGVIMAAGSSNLWVAVAAISLAIGAHQAWTANIWSLVMDYTPKHMMSTVFGFGGMCAAIGGMFMTQLVGHILTVTNNNYTVLFTLIPAMYFIALTWLYFMAPRKIPKVED; the protein is encoded by the coding sequence ATGAATCCTACACCTAGCTCACGCATGGCTCCGGCCATGAGCGCTGCCTCTGGCGGCATCGGCGACAAAATCCGCGGCGCCATGGCTGTCGGCAAAACCCGTTGGGGCATGCTGGCGCTGGTGTTTTTCGCCACCACCCTGAACTACATCGACCGCGCCGCCCTCGGCGTCATGCAGCCCATCCTGGCCAAGGAAATGAGCTGGACGGCGATGGACTACGCCAACATCAACTTCTGGTTCCAGGTCGGCTACGCCATCGGTTTCGTGATACAAGGCCGCTTGATCGACCGGGTGGGCGTCAAACGCGTGTTCTTCTGCGCCGTGCTGCTCTGGAGCCTGGCGACCGGCGCCCACGGCCTGGCCACTTCGGCGGTTGGCTTCATGGTCTGCCGCTTCATTCTCGGCCTGACCGAAGCCGCCAACTACCCGGCCTGCGTGAAAACCACGCGCCTGTGGTTCCCGGCCGGCGAGCGCGCCGTGGCCACCGGCATTTTCAACGCCGGTACCAACGTCGGTGCGATGTTCACCCCGATGCTGTTGCCGCTGATCCTCCACGTCTGGGGCTGGCAAGCTGCCTTCCTGTGCATGTCGGCACTGGGCGGGATCTGGCTGCTGTTCTGGGGCCTGAAGTACTTCAACCCGGAAGATCACCCAAGCGTCAAACAGTCGGAACTGGACTACATCCAGAACGAAGTGGAACCGGAACAAACCCGCGTACCGTTCTCGAAGATCCTGCGCATGCGCGGCACTTGGGCCTTCGCCCTCGCCTACTCGATCACCGCGCCGGTGTTCTGGTTCTACCTGTACTGGCTGCCACCGTTCCTCAATCAGCAATACAACCTGGGCATCAACGTGACCCAGATGGGCATTCCGCTGATCATCATCTACCTCACCGCCGACTTCGGCAGTGTCGGTGGCGGGATCCTGTCCTCGTTCCTGATCGGTCGCGGCGTCAACCCGATCAAGGCGCGCCTGATGTCCATGTTCCTGTTCGCCTGCTGCATCATCGGCGTGATCATGGCGGCCGGCTCCAGCAACCTGTGGGTGGCGGTAGCCGCGATCTCCCTGGCCATCGGCGCGCACCAGGCCTGGACCGCGAACATCTGGAGCCTGGTGATGGACTACACGCCCAAGCACATGATGAGTACGGTGTTCGGCTTCGGCGGCATGTGCGCTGCGATTGGCGGGATGTTCATGACCCAGTTGGTCGGCCACATCCTGACCGTGACCAACAACAACTACACCGTGCTGTTCACCCTGATCCCGGCGATGTACTTCATCGCGCTGACCTGGCTGTACTTCATGGCACCGCGCAAGATCCCGAAAGTAGAAGACTGA
- a CDS encoding methyl-accepting chemotaxis protein, with protein MSPGHLSIAKRAMISFGLIALLVLLQGLFALKQVAQVRATGQHTENVSLPSTRYLGEIRDYVLSIRVLSLRMALNREPKVLDATVTRLHQVQGWLVQALDKFAPLVGDYNRAPYENFVATVTRYREALTRYESLSQANHLEEMTALLNGEIQDYSTRSGDQFAELVALTANEVSQSAAQADTLYGQVKVTVIGALLGVSLLTALLAWLLIRSIVVPIRQAVEVAEQVAAGDLGTPIQSQGSDETARLLTALSIMQNSLRDTLQRISAASSQLNAAAEQMNQSTHQDSGRLQQQHNEIEQAATAVNEMTVAVEEVARNAVSTSDSTRQSTQQASQGQARVIETLDSIQAMSADAGIALQQVQTLAEQSREIGKVLDVIRAIAEQTNLLALNAAIEAARAGEAGRGFAVVADEVRALAHRTQQSTREIEQMIGRVQGDTESVVLSMHGNSQRVAQTLSIAEQAGIALAQITRAMEQIHERNLVIASASEEQAAVAREVDRNLLNIRDLSLQSADASTRTSATSQQLSQLAAGLQNLVLRFRF; from the coding sequence ATGTCGCCAGGTCACCTGAGCATCGCCAAGCGCGCCATGATCAGCTTCGGCCTCATCGCCTTGCTGGTCCTGTTGCAAGGTTTGTTCGCCCTCAAGCAAGTAGCGCAAGTGCGCGCCACCGGTCAGCACACCGAGAACGTCTCCCTGCCCAGCACCCGTTACTTGGGAGAAATTCGCGACTACGTCCTGAGCATTCGCGTGCTCAGCCTGCGCATGGCGCTCAATCGCGAGCCCAAGGTGCTCGACGCGACCGTCACGCGCCTGCATCAGGTGCAGGGCTGGCTTGTACAGGCCCTGGACAAGTTCGCCCCGCTCGTAGGCGACTACAACCGGGCGCCGTACGAAAACTTCGTCGCGACGGTCACCCGCTACCGTGAGGCGCTGACGCGATACGAAAGCCTGTCGCAGGCAAACCACCTCGAAGAAATGACCGCGCTGCTCAATGGCGAAATCCAGGATTACTCGACCCGCAGCGGAGACCAGTTCGCCGAACTGGTGGCGCTCACCGCCAATGAAGTCAGCCAGTCCGCAGCGCAAGCCGACACACTCTATGGCCAGGTGAAGGTCACGGTGATCGGGGCCTTGCTGGGGGTGTCACTGCTGACCGCTCTACTCGCCTGGCTGTTGATTCGCAGCATCGTGGTGCCCATCCGCCAGGCCGTGGAAGTGGCCGAGCAAGTCGCCGCCGGCGATCTCGGCACGCCGATACAGAGCCAGGGCAGCGATGAAACGGCGCGCTTGCTCACCGCCCTGTCGATCATGCAGAACAGCCTGCGCGATACCCTGCAACGGATCAGCGCCGCATCGAGTCAACTGAACGCGGCTGCCGAGCAAATGAACCAGAGCACCCATCAGGATTCCGGGCGACTGCAGCAGCAACACAACGAAATCGAACAAGCCGCCACCGCGGTCAACGAGATGACCGTCGCCGTGGAAGAAGTCGCACGCAATGCGGTCTCGACATCTGACAGCACGCGCCAGTCGACACAGCAGGCCAGCCAGGGCCAGGCACGCGTCATCGAGACACTGGACTCGATTCAGGCCATGAGCGCCGATGCCGGCATTGCCCTGCAACAGGTGCAAACCCTGGCCGAGCAATCCCGGGAAATCGGCAAGGTGCTGGACGTGATTCGCGCCATCGCCGAGCAGACCAACCTGCTGGCGCTCAACGCCGCGATCGAAGCGGCCCGGGCCGGGGAAGCCGGGCGTGGTTTTGCGGTGGTCGCCGATGAAGTGCGCGCACTGGCCCATCGTACCCAGCAATCGACCCGGGAAATCGAACAGATGATCGGCCGGGTCCAGGGCGATACTGAGAGCGTGGTGTTGTCGATGCACGGCAACAGTCAGCGCGTCGCCCAGACCCTGTCGATCGCCGAACAGGCCGGCATCGCCTTGGCGCAAATCACCCGGGCCATGGAGCAGATCCACGAGCGCAACCTGGTGATCGCCAGCGCATCGGAAGAGCAAGCCGCCGTGGCCCGCGAGGTGGACAGGAATCTGCTGAACATCCGCGACCTGTCGCTGCAAAGTGCCGATGCCTCGACTCGCACCAGCGCCACCAGCCAGCAACTGTCGCAATTGGCCGCGGGCCTGCAAAACCTGGTGCTGCGCTTCAGGTTCTGA
- a CDS encoding DMT family transporter has translation MTVSTPFSGVNQPFKGILLIVVATFLFSSHDALSKYLSGFYPIVMVVWARYVVHTLLMAGIFLPQSGLRVLRTKRPLLQLVRALCLLGTSLFFTTGLMYIPLAEATSVNFLAPVLVTALSVPLLGEKVTRGQWLAVICGFIGVLIIVHPGGDLFTPAVLLPLCSALFFCFYQLLTRKLSEIDSPTTSNFFAGLCNTLVMSALVPFFWQVPTLLHGAMMLALGACGMTAHLFLTQAFRHAAPALLAPFSYCQIVFAGLLGWLLFSHTPTLTTIVGIAIICCSGLAAAWQQSRR, from the coding sequence ATGACCGTCAGCACACCGTTTTCCGGCGTCAATCAGCCCTTCAAAGGGATCCTGCTGATCGTTGTCGCAACCTTCCTGTTTTCCAGTCATGACGCTTTGTCGAAGTACCTTTCCGGGTTCTATCCGATTGTGATGGTGGTGTGGGCGCGTTATGTGGTGCATACCTTGCTGATGGCCGGGATATTCCTGCCGCAATCCGGGCTGCGCGTGCTGCGTACCAAGCGGCCGCTGCTGCAACTGGTTCGCGCGTTGTGCCTGCTGGGCACCAGCCTGTTTTTCACCACGGGGTTGATGTACATCCCGCTGGCCGAGGCAACGTCGGTCAACTTCCTCGCACCGGTGCTGGTGACTGCGTTGTCGGTGCCGTTGCTGGGGGAGAAGGTCACTCGTGGCCAATGGCTGGCGGTGATTTGCGGTTTTATCGGGGTGCTGATCATCGTCCACCCCGGTGGTGATCTGTTCACCCCGGCGGTGCTGCTGCCGTTGTGCTCGGCATTGTTTTTCTGCTTCTACCAGTTGCTGACTCGCAAGCTCAGCGAGATCGACAGCCCGACCACCAGCAACTTCTTCGCCGGGCTGTGCAACACCCTGGTCATGAGTGCGCTGGTGCCGTTCTTCTGGCAGGTGCCGACCTTGCTGCACGGCGCGATGATGCTGGCGCTGGGCGCCTGTGGCATGACGGCACACCTGTTCTTGACCCAGGCCTTCCGCCATGCGGCGCCGGCCTTGTTGGCGCCCTTCAGCTATTGCCAGATCGTGTTTGCCGGCCTGCTGGGCTGGTTGCTGTTTTCCCACACGCCGACCCTGACCACCATCGTCGGGATCGCCATCATTTGCTGCAGTGGCCTGGCGGCGGCATGGCAACAAAGCCGCCGCTGA